The following are encoded together in the Halopiger aswanensis genome:
- the polX gene encoding DNA polymerase/3'-5' exonuclease PolX, with protein sequence MATNAEIAGRFEEFADLLEADDVEYKPRAYRRAAEHIRGHPRPISGYVEDGDREAIEDIDGVGEAIADKIVEYVETGQIEELEGLRAELPIDIADITRIEGVGPKTAGKLYRELGVETLDDLEEAAEAGEVQEVKGFGPKTEQNILENIEFAREVGQRQLLGEARPLADDVLEFLESVDAVERCEVAGSIRRWRETIGDVDVLVATDDGEAVIDAFLGWGSVDSEIESGPEKASVRVGEIRVDLRVVVPAEYGSALQYFTGSKDHNVSLRNYAIDRGMKLNEYGAFDVSEIDDPDAGQRVGERVAGETEEGMYEALGLEWIPPELRTDRGEIEAAANGDLPDLLTREDIRGDLHSHTEWSDGNNTIEEMVAGAESMGYDYYAVADHAEGPGIVGGMGLSDTEILEQVEQIREVDAASDIEVFAGIEANVDAEGEIDLSDEVIDALDVIVASTHSALDQDAETATERLVRAIENPAIDVLGHPSGRLLNERSGLDFDATALGRAAAEHDTALEVNSNPRRLDLWGSAVQAAIEEGAPIAINTDAHQPSTLEYMRWGVHTARRGWVEADDVINTWELEEIREFLH encoded by the coding sequence ATGGCGACCAACGCCGAAATCGCCGGCCGGTTCGAGGAGTTCGCCGACCTACTCGAGGCCGACGACGTCGAGTACAAACCCCGCGCGTACCGGCGGGCCGCCGAGCACATCCGCGGCCATCCCCGGCCGATATCGGGCTACGTAGAGGACGGCGACCGCGAGGCCATCGAGGACATCGACGGCGTCGGCGAGGCCATCGCGGACAAAATCGTCGAGTACGTCGAAACCGGCCAGATAGAGGAACTCGAGGGGCTGCGCGCGGAGCTGCCGATCGACATCGCCGACATCACCCGCATCGAGGGCGTCGGCCCGAAGACGGCGGGCAAACTCTACCGCGAACTCGGCGTCGAGACCTTAGACGACCTCGAGGAGGCCGCGGAAGCCGGCGAGGTGCAGGAGGTCAAGGGCTTCGGCCCGAAGACCGAGCAGAACATCCTCGAGAACATCGAATTCGCCCGCGAGGTCGGCCAGCGCCAGCTGCTGGGCGAGGCACGTCCCTTGGCCGACGACGTGCTCGAGTTTCTCGAGTCGGTCGACGCCGTCGAGCGCTGCGAGGTGGCGGGCTCGATCCGTCGCTGGCGCGAGACGATCGGCGACGTGGACGTGCTGGTCGCGACCGACGACGGCGAGGCGGTGATCGACGCATTCCTCGGCTGGGGCTCGGTCGACAGCGAGATCGAGTCCGGCCCCGAAAAAGCGAGCGTCCGCGTCGGCGAGATCCGCGTCGACCTGCGCGTGGTCGTCCCTGCGGAGTACGGCTCCGCGCTCCAGTACTTCACCGGCAGCAAGGACCACAACGTCAGCCTGCGCAACTACGCGATCGATCGCGGGATGAAGCTAAACGAGTACGGGGCCTTCGACGTGAGCGAGATCGACGACCCCGACGCCGGCCAGCGCGTCGGCGAGCGCGTCGCCGGCGAGACTGAAGAGGGAATGTACGAAGCGCTCGGCCTCGAGTGGATTCCGCCGGAACTGCGCACCGATCGCGGCGAGATTGAAGCCGCCGCGAACGGCGACCTCCCTGACCTGCTGACGCGCGAGGACATCCGCGGCGACCTACACAGCCACACCGAGTGGTCCGACGGCAACAACACTATCGAAGAAATGGTCGCAGGCGCCGAATCGATGGGGTACGACTACTACGCCGTCGCCGACCACGCTGAAGGCCCCGGCATCGTCGGCGGGATGGGCCTCTCGGACACCGAAATCTTGGAGCAGGTCGAACAGATCCGCGAGGTCGACGCCGCGAGCGACATCGAGGTCTTCGCGGGTATCGAGGCGAACGTCGACGCCGAGGGGGAGATCGACCTCTCCGACGAGGTCATCGACGCGCTCGACGTCATCGTCGCCTCGACCCACAGCGCGCTCGATCAGGACGCCGAGACCGCCACGGAGCGGCTCGTCCGCGCGATCGAGAACCCCGCGATCGACGTGCTCGGCCACCCGAGCGGCCGCCTGCTCAACGAGCGCTCCGGGCTGGACTTCGACGCGACTGCGCTCGGCCGCGCGGCCGCCGAGCACGACACCGCCCTCGAGGTCAACTCCAACCCGCGGCGGCTCGATCTGTGGGGCAGCGCCGTTCAGGCGGCCATCGAGGAGGGCGCGCCGATCGCGATCAACACCGACGCCCACCAGCCGTCGACGCTCGAGTACATGCGCTGGGGCGTCCACACCGCCCGGCGCGGCTGGGTCGAGGCCGACGACGTGATCAACACCTGGGAGCTCGAGGAGATCCGGGAGTTCCTCCACTGA
- a CDS encoding rhomboid family intramembrane serine protease gives MAKCDVCGKDENMPYNCRHCGGTFCADHRLPENHDCTGLQDWNDPSGVFDSGFDDSVNGGTGSASASSRVLDKLPIDTGPGGPLAYFRGNMTYTFLALMWLTFGLQLIIGAVSAELMRSLFILHPYYPQYVWTWFTSIFAHGGLYHIVGNSIVIFFFGPLVERYVGSRDYAILFLVSGALAGLGQITIQIIQAGGASPFMGGVLGASGAALAILGVLTVLNPGLKVYLYFILPVPIWLLAAGYAVFSVFFLGTGGGGNIAHGAHLIGLLLGLGYGEYVKRTQNVRAPNQFQLGGGPGGPGGPGGPGGPGGRRRF, from the coding sequence ATGGCCAAATGCGACGTGTGTGGGAAGGACGAAAACATGCCGTACAACTGTCGGCACTGCGGCGGCACCTTCTGTGCCGACCACCGGCTTCCCGAGAACCACGACTGCACGGGGTTGCAGGACTGGAACGACCCCAGCGGCGTCTTCGACAGCGGCTTCGACGACAGCGTCAACGGCGGCACCGGTAGCGCGTCGGCCTCCTCGAGAGTGCTCGATAAGTTGCCGATCGACACCGGTCCCGGCGGCCCGCTGGCGTACTTCCGCGGGAACATGACCTACACGTTCCTCGCGCTGATGTGGCTCACGTTCGGACTCCAGCTTATTATCGGTGCGGTCAGTGCGGAGCTAATGCGGAGCCTGTTCATACTCCACCCGTACTACCCCCAGTACGTCTGGACGTGGTTCACCTCGATATTCGCCCACGGCGGTCTCTACCACATCGTCGGGAACAGCATCGTGATATTCTTCTTCGGCCCGCTCGTCGAGCGCTACGTCGGCTCTCGAGACTATGCGATCCTGTTCCTCGTGAGCGGTGCGCTCGCAGGGCTGGGACAGATCACCATCCAGATCATTCAGGCCGGCGGGGCATCGCCGTTCATGGGCGGCGTCCTCGGTGCCAGCGGCGCCGCACTCGCGATCCTAGGCGTTTTGACCGTCCTGAACCCGGGGCTCAAGGTGTACCTCTACTTCATCCTGCCCGTTCCGATCTGGCTGCTCGCGGCCGGCTACGCGGTCTTCAGCGTATTCTTCCTCGGGACCGGCGGCGGCGGTAACATCGCCCACGGTGCGCATCTGATCGGCCTCCTGCTCGGCCTCGGCTACGGCGAGTACGTAAAGCGAACCCAGAACGTCCGCGCGCCGAATCAGTTCCAACTCGGCGGCGGCCCTGGCGGTCCCGGCGGCCCGGGCGGTCCGGGTGGCCCCGGCGGTCGTCGGCGGTTCTAA
- a CDS encoding winged helix-turn-helix transcriptional regulator translates to MSYRDHSEPTAQGWDRSILEVLDRTNQATAAELAAALETHPMTIERQCRLLQREGYVRRGIAGTYTLAEEGQRRAESMAAD, encoded by the coding sequence ATGTCGTACCGCGATCACAGCGAACCAACCGCACAGGGGTGGGACCGTTCGATCCTCGAGGTCCTCGACCGAACGAATCAAGCAACCGCTGCGGAACTCGCCGCGGCGCTGGAGACGCATCCGATGACGATCGAGCGACAGTGTCGGCTCCTCCAGCGAGAGGGGTACGTCCGGCGCGGTATCGCCGGCACGTACACCCTCGCAGAGGAGGGCCAGCGACGAGCGGAATCGATGGCTGCTGACTGA
- a CDS encoding DUF7565 family protein, with amino-acid sequence MAWECGISGCGSMFADVESAVIHQATEHERRECKVCGTVVPDGYLAIRHAFTEHSRAEYVRAYGANSEDVRKREELLEEIEEVADLESIVTELR; translated from the coding sequence ATGGCGTGGGAATGCGGAATCAGCGGCTGCGGGTCGATGTTTGCGGACGTCGAGTCGGCAGTCATCCACCAGGCGACCGAACACGAGCGCCGCGAGTGCAAGGTCTGTGGCACCGTCGTTCCCGACGGCTACCTCGCGATCCGCCACGCGTTCACCGAACACAGCCGCGCCGAGTACGTCCGCGCCTACGGCGCGAACTCCGAAGACGTCCGCAAACGGGAGGAACTCCTCGAGGAGATCGAGGAGGTTGCGGATCTAGAGTCGATCGTCACGGAACTGCGATAG
- a CDS encoding SDR family oxidoreductase, whose translation MATAEEVEDGDSDGAVEADRDTGTGTASATDRERAAAETGDDRYTRKKSVLITGCSSGIGRATARAFLEDDWQVFATARNPDDITDLEQAGCTTFELDVTDPDQVAQAVERTVDIAGAIDCLVNNAGYAQMGPLEDVSTADLHRQFDVNVYGPHRLVRAALPHMRAQGAGRIINVSSVAGRVSFPGSGAYSGSKYALEAMSDSLRAEVEEFGVDIVVIEPGPVETNFTDRVDEELPESERTPAYETLYELYDEMQLIGGGSGGPFASQPEDVARAILEAGTTPEPPARYPVGPLAQYGVYAQYLPDWLRDAGYGLLRKLV comes from the coding sequence ATGGCCACCGCTGAGGAAGTCGAAGACGGCGATTCCGACGGCGCCGTCGAGGCGGACCGCGATACTGGAACTGGGACCGCGAGCGCAACCGACCGCGAGCGCGCCGCCGCCGAGACCGGGGACGACCGCTACACCCGCAAGAAGAGCGTGCTGATCACCGGCTGCTCCTCCGGCATCGGCCGCGCGACCGCGCGGGCGTTCCTCGAGGACGACTGGCAGGTGTTCGCCACCGCGCGCAACCCCGACGACATCACGGACCTCGAGCAGGCGGGCTGTACGACCTTCGAACTCGACGTCACCGACCCCGATCAGGTCGCGCAGGCCGTCGAGCGAACCGTCGATATCGCCGGCGCGATCGACTGTCTGGTCAACAACGCCGGCTACGCACAGATGGGCCCGCTCGAGGACGTGTCGACGGCCGACCTCCACCGCCAGTTCGACGTCAACGTCTACGGACCTCACCGACTCGTCCGCGCGGCGCTCCCGCACATGCGCGCCCAGGGCGCCGGCCGGATCATCAACGTCTCGAGCGTCGCCGGCCGCGTCTCGTTCCCGGGCTCGGGCGCCTACTCGGGCTCGAAGTACGCACTCGAGGCGATGAGCGACTCGCTGCGGGCCGAAGTCGAAGAGTTCGGCGTCGACATCGTCGTGATCGAACCCGGCCCGGTCGAGACGAACTTCACCGACCGCGTCGACGAGGAACTGCCCGAATCCGAGCGCACGCCGGCCTACGAGACGCTGTACGAACTGTACGACGAGATGCAACTGATCGGCGGCGGCAGCGGCGGTCCCTTCGCCTCCCAACCCGAAGACGTCGCCCGGGCGATCCTCGAGGCCGGCACGACGCCCGAACCGCCGGCGCGCTATCCGGTCGGCCCGCTCGCCCAGTACGGCGTCTACGCGCAGTACCTCCCGGACTGGCTCCGCGACGCGGGATACGGACTGCTCCGGAAGCTCGTCTGA
- a CDS encoding MATE family efflux transporter has translation MRLAERVDRRRVLVLWRRTAALSWPIALQQTFNTLMRTVDVVVTGLFSPAAVAAIGLADLYAQLPLRVGLGLGTGAIALSSQDTGRGATATRDRAITQAFCIGFALGLPLIAVGFAISEPLIAVLGAEPAVVAMGGQYLALVFAAAPMRIVGLVGARSLQGTGDTRTPMVVNVIANAVNILATVGLGLGLVGLPRLEIVGVGLATAISRTLEAGLVTAAIASTRTDLGFARPRSLTITRQLVAVSLPNFAEGMSTSLANFPFNALLLTFGTEVTAAYHIGRRIYQQLTGPLYRSFSVAASIIVGQTLGEGDPADARFAGLAMTALSLVTLGAAGAVLVAGATPIARVFTNDAATLEHAAAFTRVFGVSMVFFGLFFPISGSLKGAGDTRTPFYARLTGTVAFMLGLSYLAGVTLGFGLPGVYAGIVCSYAWWSLVVAVGFQWGDWADKAADMMAERAGA, from the coding sequence ATGCGGCTGGCCGAGCGGGTCGATCGACGGCGGGTGCTCGTGCTCTGGCGGCGCACGGCTGCGCTCTCGTGGCCGATCGCGCTCCAGCAGACGTTCAACACGCTGATGCGGACCGTCGACGTCGTCGTCACCGGGCTCTTCTCGCCGGCGGCCGTCGCCGCGATCGGCCTCGCGGATCTGTACGCGCAACTGCCGCTGCGAGTCGGACTCGGACTCGGCACCGGCGCGATCGCCCTCTCGAGCCAGGACACCGGCCGCGGGGCGACGGCGACCCGCGACCGGGCCATCACGCAGGCGTTTTGCATCGGCTTCGCGCTTGGACTCCCGCTGATCGCGGTCGGGTTCGCGATCTCGGAACCGCTGATCGCCGTGCTCGGCGCCGAACCCGCGGTCGTCGCCATGGGCGGACAGTACCTCGCGCTCGTCTTCGCCGCGGCGCCGATGCGCATCGTCGGCCTCGTGGGCGCGCGGTCGTTACAGGGGACCGGCGACACGCGCACGCCGATGGTCGTCAACGTGATCGCGAACGCGGTCAACATCCTCGCGACCGTCGGCCTCGGACTGGGACTCGTCGGCCTGCCGCGCCTCGAGATCGTCGGCGTCGGCCTCGCGACGGCGATCAGCCGAACGCTCGAGGCCGGGCTGGTTACGGCAGCAATTGCGAGCACACGAACTGACCTCGGCTTCGCCCGGCCGCGGTCGCTGACGATCACTCGTCAACTCGTCGCGGTGAGCCTGCCCAACTTCGCCGAGGGGATGAGCACCTCGCTCGCGAACTTCCCGTTTAACGCGCTCTTGCTCACGTTCGGCACCGAGGTAACGGCGGCCTACCACATCGGACGCCGGATCTACCAGCAGCTGACCGGGCCGCTGTACCGCTCGTTCAGCGTCGCCGCGAGCATCATCGTCGGCCAGACGCTCGGCGAAGGTGACCCCGCGGACGCGCGGTTCGCCGGGCTGGCGATGACCGCGCTCAGCCTCGTCACGCTCGGGGCCGCCGGCGCCGTGCTGGTCGCCGGCGCGACGCCGATCGCCCGCGTGTTCACGAACGACGCCGCGACGCTCGAGCACGCAGCCGCCTTTACCCGCGTGTTCGGCGTCTCGATGGTCTTCTTCGGGCTCTTCTTCCCGATCTCGGGAAGCCTCAAGGGCGCCGGCGACACGCGGACGCCGTTCTACGCCCGCCTCACCGGAACGGTCGCGTTCATGCTCGGCCTGTCGTACCTCGCCGGCGTGACGCTCGGCTTCGGCCTGCCGGGCGTCTACGCGGGTATCGTCTGTAGCTACGCCTGGTGGTCCCTCGTCGTCGCGGTCGGCTTCCAGTGGGGCGACTGGGCCGACAAGGCCGCGGACATGATGGCTGAACGGGCAGGGGCGTGA
- a CDS encoding PHP-associated domain-containing protein, with protein MHNSPVAKGATVSDGTTSAVDCHVKALDERVVERATRAGLDAIVYAPHFTRLPDIREQAAAYSSDDLRVIPAREVFTGAWHERKHILALGLEEPVPDFIPLEAAMAEFERQDAVVLAPHPGFLNVSLSESELRRYRDVIDAVEIFNPKHLPHHNRRARHLAERLEYPPFTSSYAHISRTVGVAHTEFDAAIESEADLCRALEDDVSRRIVHENGLAHWGATAGELAHLGYENTWKKADRFFLSGTEPTHPRHIAYDGRFDDVAVY; from the coding sequence ATGCATAACTCGCCCGTCGCGAAAGGGGCGACTGTGAGCGACGGCACGACGTCGGCGGTCGACTGTCACGTGAAGGCGCTCGACGAACGCGTCGTCGAGCGAGCGACGCGAGCCGGCCTCGACGCGATCGTCTACGCCCCCCACTTCACCCGTCTCCCGGATATCCGCGAGCAGGCCGCCGCGTACTCGAGCGACGACCTCCGAGTGATTCCCGCCCGCGAGGTCTTTACCGGTGCGTGGCACGAGCGCAAGCACATCCTCGCCCTCGGCCTCGAGGAGCCGGTGCCGGATTTCATCCCGCTCGAGGCGGCGATGGCCGAGTTCGAACGGCAGGACGCGGTCGTTCTCGCCCCGCATCCCGGGTTTCTGAACGTCAGCCTCTCCGAATCGGAGCTGCGGCGGTACCGGGACGTGATCGACGCCGTCGAGATTTTCAACCCGAAACACCTGCCACACCACAACCGTCGCGCCCGCCACCTCGCCGAACGGCTCGAGTATCCCCCCTTCACGTCGTCGTACGCCCACATCTCGCGCACGGTCGGCGTCGCCCACACCGAATTCGACGCCGCCATCGAGAGCGAAGCCGATCTCTGTCGGGCGCTCGAGGACGACGTTTCGCGGCGCATCGTCCACGAGAACGGCCTCGCACACTGGGGAGCAACGGCGGGCGAACTGGCCCACCTCGGCTACGAGAACACCTGGAAGAAAGCGGATCGGTTCTTCCTCTCGGGGACCGAACCGACGCATCCGCGACACATCGCCTACGACGGTCGGTTCGACGACGTCGCGGTCTACTAA
- a CDS encoding Mut7-C RNAse domain-containing protein: MQLLLDVMCGGPVSYLRMCNHDTVYAGDRDLEADDALLAVAREEERTVVTRDVELANRADESTGSILLESRDVEDQLAELAAAGVDLSLADEPRFCGRCNGRLEPVGSTASTPEYAPDPAETAVWTCRSCGQHFWRGSHWDRVAATLSGLEERDEGREDE; the protein is encoded by the coding sequence ATGCAACTGCTCCTCGACGTCATGTGCGGCGGTCCCGTCTCGTATCTCCGAATGTGCAACCACGACACGGTCTACGCCGGCGATCGCGACCTCGAGGCCGACGACGCTCTCCTGGCGGTCGCCCGCGAGGAGGAGCGGACGGTCGTCACGCGCGACGTCGAACTCGCGAACCGCGCCGACGAATCGACGGGGTCGATCCTGCTCGAGTCGCGCGACGTCGAGGACCAACTCGCCGAACTCGCCGCAGCGGGCGTCGACCTCTCGCTGGCCGACGAGCCGCGATTCTGCGGCCGGTGTAACGGACGGCTCGAGCCGGTCGGCTCGACGGCGTCGACGCCCGAGTACGCGCCCGATCCGGCCGAAACTGCTGTCTGGACGTGTCGGTCTTGCGGGCAGCACTTCTGGCGCGGCAGCCACTGGGATCGGGTCGCAGCGACGCTGTCGGGGCTCGAGGAACGCGATGAGGGCCGCGAGGACGAGTAA
- a CDS encoding DUF5788 family protein yields MQEYERKQLLERVEREGATVGADIPDTIEVQGEEIDLQTFVFEIKRRETVPPGERERVEQAKRNLRRERLERLEQIEEGDISRERGEELARSIIGIDRALNALENLGPTDLEREQKAQQAADKKRWMSFLKKALGQEDANNARRGL; encoded by the coding sequence GTGCAAGAGTACGAGCGCAAGCAACTGCTCGAGCGCGTCGAGCGCGAGGGCGCGACCGTCGGCGCGGACATCCCGGACACCATCGAGGTCCAGGGGGAGGAGATCGATCTCCAGACCTTCGTCTTCGAGATCAAGCGCCGCGAGACGGTCCCGCCCGGCGAACGCGAGCGCGTCGAGCAGGCCAAGCGAAACCTGCGCCGGGAGCGCCTCGAGCGCCTCGAGCAGATCGAGGAGGGCGACATCTCCCGCGAGCGCGGCGAGGAACTCGCCCGGAGCATCATCGGGATCGACCGGGCGCTGAACGCCTTGGAGAACCTCGGCCCGACCGATCTCGAGCGCGAACAGAAGGCCCAGCAGGCCGCCGACAAGAAGCGCTGGATGTCGTTCCTGAAGAAGGCGCTGGGCCAGGAAGACGCCAATAACGCGCGGAGGGGGCTCTAA
- a CDS encoding endonuclease V: MHVSRPDLVPDAGLSREEMEALQREIAAAAVFEDDFAFDPRAVAASSSGLEEGTQTTLADSAAGSSSASSGDPTDAEPPVVVGVDQSFLTNDDGDQDRALSAVVATRGGEVIERAYAVTDLEIPYIPGLLSFREGKPILAALEGLSVDPDLLLFDGSGRIHFRQAGIATHMGVVLDAPSIGVAKSLLCGTPTEEADNLPEGTRVPIESNSRVDAPDGTLLGYAVQTRQYDSPNRYINPLYVSPGHRVGPETAADIVLECATSYKLPEPVRLADNYAGEAKRELQD; this comes from the coding sequence ATGCACGTTTCCCGACCCGATCTCGTTCCCGACGCCGGACTCTCGCGCGAGGAGATGGAAGCGCTCCAGCGCGAGATCGCCGCCGCTGCCGTCTTCGAGGACGATTTCGCGTTCGACCCTCGGGCCGTGGCCGCCTCGTCGTCCGGACTCGAGGAGGGGACACAGACGACCCTCGCGGATTCGGCGGCCGGTTCCTCGAGCGCCTCGAGCGGCGATCCGACTGACGCCGAGCCCCCGGTAGTCGTCGGCGTCGACCAATCGTTCCTGACGAACGACGACGGCGATCAGGACCGCGCGCTGTCCGCCGTCGTCGCCACGCGGGGCGGCGAGGTGATCGAGCGCGCCTACGCCGTGACCGACCTCGAGATTCCCTACATTCCCGGCCTGCTCTCGTTCCGCGAGGGGAAACCGATCCTCGCGGCGCTCGAGGGGTTGTCGGTCGATCCCGACCTCCTGCTGTTCGACGGCAGCGGCCGGATCCACTTCCGCCAGGCCGGCATCGCGACGCACATGGGCGTCGTGCTGGACGCCCCCAGCATCGGGGTCGCGAAGAGCCTGCTCTGCGGGACGCCGACCGAGGAGGCCGACAACCTTCCGGAGGGAACCCGCGTCCCGATCGAGTCGAACTCGCGGGTCGACGCGCCCGACGGGACGCTGCTGGGCTACGCCGTCCAGACGCGACAGTACGACTCGCCGAACCGCTACATCAATCCGCTGTACGTCAGCCCCGGCCACCGCGTCGGGCCGGAGACGGCCGCCGATATCGTCCTCGAGTGTGCCACCTCGTACAAACTGCCAGAGCCCGTGCGACTGGCGGATAACTACGCGGGCGAGGCGAAGCGGGAGCTACAGGACTAA